In the Muricauda sp. MAR_2010_75 genome, one interval contains:
- a CDS encoding SAM-dependent methyltransferase: MEETQEQAKPGLVVGKLYLIPTTLGDNAPLEVLPISLKGTIEKIDHYIVENEKTARRFIKKVSPSKPQPSLHIQSLNKYTKPEVIPSFLDPCIHGFDIGVLSEAGCPGIADPGASVVRVAHEKRIQVVPLVGPSSILMAMMASGMNGQNFAFNGYLPIDNKERKAMIKNLELLSREKGQSQIFMETPYRNNKLLKELIKTLHKSTRLCIACDITLPTEFIQTKSAHEWSEIQIDLDKRPTIYIIQA; encoded by the coding sequence ATGGAAGAAACGCAGGAACAAGCTAAACCTGGTTTGGTGGTGGGGAAATTGTACTTGATTCCCACAACATTGGGCGACAATGCTCCCTTGGAGGTATTGCCCATTTCCCTTAAGGGAACCATTGAAAAGATTGACCACTATATTGTGGAAAATGAAAAGACTGCGCGCCGTTTCATCAAAAAAGTAAGTCCTAGCAAGCCACAGCCCAGCCTGCACATTCAAAGCTTGAACAAATACACCAAACCAGAGGTCATCCCCTCTTTTTTGGACCCCTGCATTCACGGATTTGATATTGGTGTGCTTTCTGAAGCGGGTTGTCCAGGTATTGCCGATCCCGGAGCTTCAGTGGTTCGGGTGGCCCATGAAAAAAGAATACAGGTGGTTCCGCTCGTTGGCCCCTCCTCCATTTTAATGGCCATGATGGCCAGCGGAATGAACGGTCAAAACTTTGCGTTCAACGGGTATCTGCCCATCGACAATAAGGAACGTAAGGCGATGATAAAAAATCTGGAGCTACTTTCACGGGAAAAGGGACAGTCACAAATATTTATGGAGACCCCTTACCGAAACAATAAATTGCTCAAGGAACTCATAAAAACATTGCACAAAAGTACCCGATTGTGTATTGCTTGCGATATTACGCTGCCTACCGAATTTATTCAGACGAAAAGTGCCCACGAATGGAGTGAAATCCAAATCGATTTGGACAAAAGACCGACCATCTATATCATTCAGGCATAA
- a CDS encoding glyceraldehyde-3-phosphate dehydrogenase has protein sequence MGDIKSYEKELAFQADRRKATTEFIKIISDLWYDKAIEVVLFKNQIIDKNVSDIINLHEYAGEFVQKPISIFDSVEILRAISDINLPPAKLDIGKLTYEYHSDDNNHLNVKAFVVDKLKDAQQTKEIKPKDVVLYGFGRIGRLVARELMAKTGRGSQLRLRAVVVRGELNQEVLEKRAALLKTDSVHGQFLGTVDVDAKNNALIINGTTVKFISANKPEDIDYTKFGIYSALIIDNTGAFRDKESLSKHLESKGASKVLLTAPGKEVPNIVHGVNHTEFDPDKTKIYSAASCTTNAITPILKVVEDSLGIKKGHLETIHAYTNDQNLVDNMHKKYRRGRAAALNMVVTETGAGSAVAKALPALKGKLTSNAIRVPVPNGSLAILHLEVKNKTSKESINTILKKYALEGDLVEQIKYSLSNELVSTDIVGTSAPSIYDSKATIVSSDGKSVVLYIWYDNEYGYSHQVIRLAKYIAKVRRYTYY, from the coding sequence ATGGGAGATATTAAATCCTATGAGAAAGAGCTTGCTTTTCAAGCTGATAGAAGAAAGGCAACTACAGAATTCATCAAAATCATCAGTGATCTATGGTATGATAAAGCCATTGAGGTGGTACTTTTCAAAAATCAAATCATTGATAAAAATGTCAGTGACATCATAAATCTGCACGAGTACGCCGGGGAGTTTGTGCAAAAACCCATTTCCATTTTTGATTCCGTTGAGATTTTAAGGGCTATAAGCGATATTAATCTGCCACCTGCCAAGTTGGATATTGGAAAGTTGACCTACGAATACCATTCCGACGACAACAACCACCTTAACGTAAAGGCTTTTGTTGTGGATAAGCTCAAAGATGCGCAGCAGACCAAGGAAATAAAACCCAAGGATGTGGTGCTCTATGGTTTTGGGCGTATAGGCCGATTGGTGGCAAGGGAGCTTATGGCCAAAACGGGAAGGGGTAGTCAATTGCGTCTTCGGGCTGTTGTGGTGAGAGGGGAATTGAACCAAGAGGTTTTGGAAAAACGCGCCGCCCTACTAAAAACCGACTCCGTTCACGGTCAGTTTTTGGGAACAGTGGATGTGGATGCCAAAAACAATGCTCTGATTATAAACGGTACAACGGTAAAATTTATCAGCGCCAACAAACCCGAAGACATTGATTATACAAAATTCGGGATCTATAGCGCCTTGATCATTGATAATACCGGAGCATTTAGGGACAAAGAATCACTTTCCAAACATTTGGAATCCAAAGGGGCCAGCAAGGTGTTGCTTACGGCTCCCGGGAAAGAGGTTCCCAATATAGTGCATGGTGTAAACCATACGGAGTTTGACCCTGACAAGACCAAAATCTATTCCGCAGCTTCGTGTACCACCAATGCCATCACTCCCATTCTAAAAGTTGTTGAGGATTCCCTCGGGATAAAAAAAGGGCACTTGGAAACCATTCATGCCTATACCAATGATCAAAATTTGGTAGACAACATGCACAAAAAATACCGAAGAGGCAGAGCAGCGGCTCTGAACATGGTTGTTACCGAAACCGGTGCCGGTTCAGCCGTTGCCAAGGCACTGCCAGCACTTAAAGGCAAACTAACCTCCAATGCCATTCGTGTACCCGTGCCCAATGGTTCTTTGGCCATTCTTCATTTAGAAGTGAAGAATAAGACCTCAAAAGAGAGCATCAACACCATTCTAAAGAAATATGCCCTGGAAGGCGACCTGGTGGAGCAGATAAAGTACTCGTTGAGCAATGAGCTGGTTTCTACAGATATTGTAGGCACCTCTGCCCCTTCCATTTATGACAGCAAGGCTACTATTGTTTCCTCAGATGGAAAAAGTGTTGTCCTTTATATATGGTACGATAATGAATATGGCTATTCGCATCAGGTCATAAGATTGGCGAAATATATAGCCAAGGTTAGGCGTTATACCTATTATTAA
- a CDS encoding S1C family serine protease: MKRIASLLLVSVFAGAITLGSYKLFFEKDNYKLVTTEQETPFITTSNLPTSASGAGINEVDFTLAAEKTVNSVVHVKNLTISKGPSSLSDFFYGFERQQTPQVGSGSGVIISPDGYIVTNNHVIANSSQLQVTLNNNKTYDAEVIGSDSESDIALLKIDAEDALPYLAFGDSDNAKIGEWVLAVGNPFNLTSTVTAGIVSAKARSLGRSQSFIQTDAAVNPGNSGGALVNTNGDLIGINTAITSQTGSYVGYAFAVPSNTAKKVVEDIMEYGNVQKGLLGIRGGDLNPEVANELGVDDLEGVYVSDVTEESGAEDAGLQSGDIIKQVDNITVHKFSELSGYLSSKRPGDIVKVIIDRDGKNMTKNVTLKKQMTVLLPATGFLVKNLSKEDKKKFGVSKGVKIIDVPERYSRYDLRNKVIIKVNDTDIDNIEDAEEQFGKVSQYGRTSFTMINENGEKEHIIF, encoded by the coding sequence ATGAAGAGAATAGCCAGTTTGCTCCTAGTGTCCGTATTTGCAGGCGCAATTACACTGGGGTCGTACAAATTATTTTTTGAAAAAGACAACTATAAATTGGTGACCACCGAACAGGAAACCCCATTCATTACCACAAGTAATCTGCCAACTTCGGCCAGTGGGGCTGGCATTAATGAGGTTGACTTTACATTGGCAGCTGAAAAAACGGTAAACTCCGTGGTTCACGTAAAGAACCTGACCATTAGTAAAGGACCAAGTAGCCTATCTGATTTCTTCTACGGATTTGAACGCCAACAAACTCCTCAAGTAGGGTCAGGGTCTGGTGTTATCATCTCTCCTGATGGTTATATTGTGACCAACAACCATGTGATTGCCAACTCAAGTCAATTGCAGGTTACCTTGAACAATAATAAAACGTATGATGCAGAAGTCATTGGTTCTGATTCGGAATCTGATATTGCTCTATTAAAGATTGATGCAGAGGACGCCCTTCCGTATTTAGCCTTCGGCGATTCTGATAATGCCAAGATCGGGGAATGGGTGCTGGCTGTTGGGAATCCCTTCAATTTGACATCAACCGTTACCGCAGGAATTGTAAGTGCCAAGGCAAGATCTTTGGGCAGAAGTCAATCCTTTATCCAGACCGATGCTGCCGTAAACCCAGGCAACAGTGGCGGAGCCTTGGTCAATACCAATGGAGACTTGATTGGAATCAACACCGCCATCACTTCCCAGACCGGGTCTTATGTGGGTTATGCCTTTGCCGTTCCTAGCAACACCGCCAAAAAAGTGGTGGAAGACATCATGGAATACGGAAACGTCCAAAAAGGGCTTTTAGGAATTAGAGGTGGTGACCTTAACCCCGAAGTGGCCAATGAACTTGGCGTTGATGACCTGGAAGGAGTATATGTATCGGACGTAACCGAGGAATCAGGGGCCGAGGATGCCGGATTGCAGTCTGGGGATATCATCAAGCAAGTGGACAACATCACAGTGCATAAATTCTCTGAATTGTCCGGCTATCTTTCTTCCAAAAGACCTGGAGATATAGTAAAAGTCATTATAGACAGGGACGGCAAGAACATGACAAAAAATGTTACCCTTAAAAAGCAAATGACCGTTCTCCTACCCGCAACAGGATTTTTGGTGAAAAACCTTTCCAAAGAGGACAAGAAAAAATTTGGAGTTTCCAAAGGAGTAAAGATCATTGATGTTCCAGAGCGCTACAGTCGATATGATTTGCGCAACAAGGTCATTATTAAGGTAAATGACACTGACATAGACAACATTGAAGATGCAGAAGAGCAATTCGGAAAAGTTTCACAATACGGAAGAACCAGTTTTACCATGATCAATGAAAATGGTGAAAAAGAGCACATAATCTTCTAA
- the rplS gene encoding 50S ribosomal protein L19 has translation MESLIKFVEDEFVPKKEFPKFSSGDTITVYYEIKEGEKTRTQFFKGVVIQRRGSGATETFTIRKMSGTVGVERIFPINMPALQRIEVNKKGKVRRSRIFYFRGLTGKKARIKEVRG, from the coding sequence ATGGAATCCCTAATAAAATTTGTTGAAGACGAATTTGTTCCAAAAAAAGAATTTCCAAAATTTTCATCAGGAGACACTATCACTGTCTACTATGAAATCAAGGAAGGTGAAAAAACCCGTACCCAGTTCTTTAAAGGAGTTGTAATCCAAAGAAGAGGTAGCGGCGCCACTGAAACGTTCACCATTCGTAAAATGTCCGGTACCGTTGGGGTAGAAAGAATTTTCCCTATCAACATGCCCGCATTACAGCGAATCGAAGTAAACAAAAAAGGTAAAGTACGTAGATCCAGAATCTTTTACTTTAGAGGTCTTACCGGTAAAAAGGCCCGTATCAAAGAAGTTAGGGGATAA
- a CDS encoding tRNA (guanine-N1)-methyltransferase, which produces MKHLRFFIALALFAPYFSSFAQEETEENKDMTIKGQFEEMERKSTNYRSGNGVPYEVIRLASLNEVKSNIFDTINTAYESIKDLSATIAANKAEIEDLNTKLQDTTNKLNTVTEEKDSISFFGALVSKGTYNFILWSIIFALLLFLLFFIYRFRNSNFLTQQAKTALADLEQEYEQHRRRALEREQKISRQLQDELNKQKK; this is translated from the coding sequence ATGAAGCATTTACGATTTTTCATTGCACTAGCCCTATTTGCACCCTACTTTTCATCCTTTGCACAAGAGGAAACTGAAGAAAATAAGGACATGACCATAAAAGGTCAGTTTGAGGAAATGGAACGGAAGTCCACCAATTACAGGTCGGGAAATGGTGTGCCTTATGAAGTGATACGACTAGCCAGTCTCAATGAAGTCAAGAGCAATATCTTTGACACCATCAATACCGCCTACGAATCCATAAAGGACCTATCGGCTACTATTGCTGCCAATAAGGCTGAAATAGAGGATCTGAACACCAAGTTACAGGATACTACCAATAAGTTGAACACGGTTACCGAAGAGAAGGACAGTATTTCCTTTTTTGGCGCCTTGGTCAGCAAAGGCACCTACAATTTTATTCTATGGTCCATCATTTTTGCGCTATTGTTGTTCCTGCTGTTCTTTATCTACCGATTTAGAAACAGTAATTTCTTGACGCAACAGGCAAAAACGGCCTTAGCTGATTTGGAACAGGAATATGAACAGCACAGACGAAGGGCATTGGAGCGTGAGCAAAAGATTAGCCGCCAGTTACAGGACGAATTGAACAAACAGAAAAAGTAA
- a CDS encoding GNAT family N-acetyltransferase: MLTLKGEQINLRALEPTDLEFLYQLENDTSIWEISGTLKPYSKKVLKLYLENTHRDIYEVKQLRLCICNASDECIGLIDLFDFDPKHGRAGMGIVIANPEDRNKGVGAEAIKLMCDYAFSTLNLHQLYANILEKNKASIHLFEKMGFEKVGVKKEWIRTSTGFKNEIMFQKINTNVS; encoded by the coding sequence ATGCTGACCCTAAAAGGAGAACAAATAAATCTTAGGGCTCTGGAGCCCACTGACTTGGAATTTCTATACCAACTGGAAAATGACACTTCCATTTGGGAAATCAGTGGTACTTTAAAACCATATTCCAAAAAAGTTTTGAAACTGTATTTGGAGAATACCCACAGGGATATTTACGAGGTAAAACAGCTTCGTTTGTGCATCTGTAATGCTTCTGATGAATGCATTGGGTTAATTGACTTGTTCGATTTTGATCCAAAACATGGCAGGGCCGGGATGGGGATTGTAATTGCCAATCCAGAGGATCGGAACAAAGGAGTAGGGGCGGAGGCCATAAAACTCATGTGTGATTACGCTTTCTCTACGCTGAATCTGCATCAGTTGTACGCCAATATTTTGGAAAAAAACAAAGCCAGCATCCATTTGTTTGAAAAAATGGGGTTTGAAAAAGTTGGGGTGAAAAAAGAATGGATACGCACCAGCACGGGATTCAAGAATGAAATCATGTTTCAAAAGATAAATACGAATGTATCTTAA
- a CDS encoding low molecular weight protein-tyrosine-phosphatase, whose translation MKTKVLMVCLGNICRSPLAEGILQSKVDSDIVFVDSAGTAGYHVGNPPDPRSVAVARKHGLDISFQKCRRFSRADFREFDLIYVMDRSNFSDIANLAHNQQEAEKIKLLLSEVNVGIQEVPDPYHGGTKGFEDVYQMIDLACEAIAKKLN comes from the coding sequence ATGAAAACCAAAGTTTTGATGGTCTGCTTGGGCAATATTTGCAGGTCACCATTGGCCGAGGGTATTCTACAATCCAAAGTGGATTCCGATATCGTTTTTGTGGATTCCGCTGGCACTGCGGGGTATCATGTAGGGAATCCTCCCGACCCAAGATCGGTTGCCGTGGCACGAAAACACGGATTGGATATTAGCTTTCAAAAGTGCCGACGGTTCTCCCGAGCGGATTTTAGGGAGTTTGATTTGATCTACGTGATGGACCGGAGCAACTTTTCGGACATCGCCAATTTGGCCCACAACCAACAAGAAGCTGAGAAAATAAAGCTTTTATTGAGCGAAGTCAATGTCGGCATTCAAGAAGTTCCTGACCCCTACCATGGTGGAACGAAAGGTTTTGAAGATGTGTATCAAATGATCGATCTAGCTTGTGAGGCAATTGCGAAAAAACTAAATTGA
- the mltG gene encoding endolytic transglycosylase MltG — protein sequence MYLKKVLWATAILGLLICGFIAYQIYSAIFSPNTQFNNDEAFVYITSDATFSEVKDSLEPLLKDLSTFEAVAQRKGYITNIKAGKYAIKKGMNNNEIINTLRSANLPVDVSFNNQESLALLAGRVSEQIEADSISLLEAFNDPGFLNETNFDEDSKLGMYLPNTYEFFWNTNAEEFRERMLKEYQRYWNEERLQKAKSLDLTPSQVIALAAVVQKETAKVDERPRVAGVYLNRIRKGILLQADPTVIFAIKKQTGNYDTIIKRVLYRDLEMDSPYNTYKYAGVPPGPITMPDISSIEAVLNPEKHDYLYFVADVSNFGYHKFAKTLAQHNRNKVQYIQWLNSQKVLR from the coding sequence ATGTATCTTAAGAAAGTACTTTGGGCAACCGCTATTTTGGGGCTTTTGATCTGTGGGTTCATTGCCTACCAGATTTACAGCGCCATTTTTAGTCCCAACACCCAATTCAATAATGACGAAGCTTTTGTGTACATCACTTCAGATGCTACTTTTTCTGAAGTTAAGGATTCTTTGGAGCCTTTGTTGAAAGATTTGTCCACTTTTGAAGCCGTGGCCCAGCGGAAAGGCTATATCACCAATATTAAAGCAGGGAAATATGCCATTAAGAAAGGGATGAACAACAATGAGATCATCAACACCCTGCGTAGTGCCAATTTACCGGTTGATGTGTCTTTCAACAATCAAGAATCCCTGGCACTATTGGCCGGGCGTGTCTCCGAACAAATTGAAGCGGATAGTATTTCATTGTTGGAAGCGTTCAATGATCCTGGGTTTTTAAATGAAACAAACTTTGATGAGGATTCCAAATTGGGGATGTACCTACCCAATACGTATGAATTCTTTTGGAACACCAATGCAGAGGAGTTCAGGGAACGTATGTTGAAGGAGTACCAGAGGTATTGGAATGAAGAGCGGTTGCAAAAAGCAAAAAGCCTGGATTTAACACCTTCACAAGTCATTGCCTTGGCGGCAGTGGTGCAAAAAGAAACCGCAAAAGTGGATGAACGTCCGCGTGTTGCCGGGGTATATCTCAACAGAATAAGGAAAGGTATTTTACTGCAAGCAGACCCAACCGTCATTTTCGCCATTAAAAAGCAGACGGGAAATTATGATACAATTATCAAACGCGTTCTGTACAGGGATTTGGAGATGGATTCCCCATATAATACCTATAAATATGCGGGTGTGCCACCAGGCCCAATTACCATGCCCGATATTTCATCGATAGAAGCCGTTTTGAACCCAGAAAAGCACGATTATCTCTATTTTGTGGCAGATGTTTCCAACTTTGGTTACCATAAATTCGCCAAGACCTTGGCGCAGCACAACCGAAATAAGGTACAGTACATCCAATGGTTGAATTCCCAAAAGGTTCTTAGATAA
- a CDS encoding GNAT family N-acetyltransferase: protein MTIKKATVSDLELIVPLFDAYRVFYKQGSEPTAAREFLKERFLRNETVIFIALENEEPVGFTQLYTTFSSVSLQPSYILNDLYVSPNHRKKGVGEALLNQAKSHCQENGFKGLALETAIDNPAQKLYERLDWKNDTDYIHYFWRNSKA from the coding sequence ATGACCATCAAAAAGGCAACCGTTTCAGATTTGGAACTCATTGTTCCACTTTTTGATGCCTATCGGGTGTTCTACAAACAGGGTTCAGAACCTACCGCAGCTCGTGAATTTTTAAAAGAGCGGTTTTTACGCAATGAAACAGTGATTTTTATCGCACTGGAAAATGAAGAACCCGTGGGATTCACCCAACTGTATACTACCTTTTCATCCGTATCCCTCCAACCTTCTTATATTCTGAACGATTTATACGTATCTCCGAACCATCGAAAAAAAGGCGTTGGGGAAGCACTACTGAATCAAGCCAAATCCCATTGTCAGGAAAATGGCTTTAAGGGATTGGCCTTGGAAACGGCAATCGACAATCCGGCACAAAAATTATACGAGCGTTTGGATTGGAAAAACGATACGGACTACATTCACTACTTTTGGAGAAATTCAAAAGCCTAA
- the dapF gene encoding diaminopimelate epimerase, which yields MKLQFFKYQGTGNDFVIIDNRQNIFPKNNTKLVAQLCDRRFGVGADGLILLENDKMSDFKMVYYNADGGESTMCGNGGRCLVAFAHFLGVIGNKTTFTAVDGLHEATINGDLVNLRMVDVDEIREKPAYIFLDTGSPHHVQLVQDLKNFDVFKEGEKLRYGLYGKAGSNINFVEQQNADTFQVRTYERGVEDETFSCGTGVTAVAIAMHKSGKTEANTVKISTPGGDLSISFEQKNEHYTNIYLKGPAIQVYKGEIEC from the coding sequence ATGAAACTGCAGTTTTTTAAATATCAAGGAACGGGGAACGATTTTGTGATTATCGACAATCGCCAAAATATATTTCCCAAAAACAATACCAAATTGGTCGCCCAACTGTGTGATAGGCGTTTTGGAGTGGGTGCTGACGGTCTGATTCTACTCGAAAATGACAAAATGTCGGATTTTAAGATGGTCTACTACAATGCAGATGGCGGCGAAAGTACCATGTGTGGCAACGGTGGACGATGTTTGGTGGCCTTTGCCCATTTTTTGGGAGTGATTGGAAACAAAACCACTTTTACCGCTGTGGATGGATTGCACGAAGCTACTATTAATGGTGATTTGGTCAACCTAAGAATGGTGGACGTGGATGAAATCCGCGAAAAACCAGCCTATATTTTTTTGGATACGGGGTCTCCCCACCATGTACAACTTGTTCAAGATCTAAAGAATTTCGATGTTTTTAAGGAAGGTGAAAAACTGCGTTACGGGCTATATGGAAAAGCTGGGAGCAATATCAACTTTGTGGAGCAACAAAATGCGGATACCTTTCAGGTGCGAACCTATGAAAGAGGCGTGGAAGATGAGACCTTTTCTTGTGGCACAGGGGTCACTGCGGTGGCCATCGCCATGCATAAATCAGGAAAAACCGAAGCCAATACCGTAAAGATCAGTACGCCCGGAGGGGATTTGTCCATCAGTTTTGAACAAAAAAATGAGCACTATACCAATATCTATTTAAAGGGACCGGCCATTCAGGTCTATAAAGGAGAAATAGAATGCTGA
- the trmD gene encoding tRNA (guanosine(37)-N1)-methyltransferase TrmD, producing MRIDIITVLPELLTSPFEASILKRAIEKDLVEVHLHNLRDYSKGNYKQVDDYQFGGGAGMVLMVEPIDKCISQLKAEREYDEIIYMTPDGETLKQGIANQISLKKNLIILCGHYKGVDQRVRDMHVTREVSIGDYVLSGGELAAAVLCDAVIRLLPGVLNDETSALTDTFQDNLLAPPVYTRPSEYKGMEVPKILLSGDFPKIEKWREEQALERTQKRRPDLLK from the coding sequence ATGCGGATAGATATCATTACAGTACTGCCCGAACTTTTGACAAGTCCTTTTGAGGCCTCCATTTTAAAACGAGCCATTGAAAAGGATTTGGTCGAGGTACACCTGCACAACCTCAGGGATTATTCCAAAGGAAACTACAAACAGGTGGATGACTACCAATTTGGCGGTGGCGCCGGGATGGTGCTTATGGTAGAGCCCATTGATAAATGTATTTCCCAACTCAAGGCAGAACGTGAGTATGACGAGATAATTTATATGACCCCTGATGGTGAAACCCTGAAACAAGGCATCGCCAATCAGATTTCATTAAAAAAGAATCTTATTATTTTATGCGGACATTATAAAGGTGTGGACCAACGGGTACGGGACATGCATGTAACTCGAGAGGTTTCCATTGGGGATTACGTGCTCTCTGGGGGAGAGTTGGCCGCCGCCGTTTTGTGTGACGCTGTAATTCGTTTACTTCCCGGAGTACTGAATGATGAAACCTCAGCCCTTACCGATACCTTCCAAGATAACTTATTGGCCCCGCCCGTATATACACGACCTTCGGAATACAAAGGAATGGAAGTCCCTAAAATCTTATTGAGCGGTGATTTCCCGAAAATCGAGAAATGGCGTGAAGAGCAAGCCTTGGAACGTACCCAGAAAAGAAGACCGGACCTACTAAAATAA